One window from the genome of Micromonospora aurantiaca ATCC 27029 encodes:
- a CDS encoding arginase family protein, which produces MMRRIAVLDAPTNLGLRPPTASSVPGCGKAPGALRDHGLLARLRARDAGCLTPPRYDPGDWRPGDGVCHAPEISAYSVALADRIGAIIDRGEFPLVLGGDCSVLLGSALAMHRLGEAVGGRIGLVFVDGHSDFRHPGNASYVGAAAGEDLALVTGRGQPDLAAIEGRRPYFRDIDVVVLGIRAQDEYRLDLQAAGITTRPVPALRAEGAARTAQWAHEQLVDCAGYWVHIDVDVLDPAVMPAVDAPDPGGIAFAELEILLAGLVDTPHCLGVELTVFDPDYDPDGAYAAEIVNTVVAGLAPVVAPGAVPPRLLPAGPVAPAPRAADSRPEPEPLPAPAAVPAPAVAVEPIGPDPTVGDDLGDDPLGPGLLRRAPAGDEPDPARSGIDIA; this is translated from the coding sequence ATGATGCGCCGGATCGCCGTCCTCGACGCGCCGACGAACCTCGGACTGCGCCCGCCCACCGCGAGCTCCGTCCCCGGGTGCGGCAAGGCGCCTGGTGCGCTGCGCGACCACGGCCTGCTCGCGCGGCTGCGGGCCCGCGACGCCGGCTGCCTCACCCCGCCCCGGTACGACCCGGGCGACTGGCGGCCCGGCGACGGCGTCTGCCACGCGCCGGAGATCTCCGCGTACTCGGTGGCGCTCGCCGACCGGATCGGCGCGATCATCGACCGGGGCGAGTTCCCGCTGGTGCTCGGCGGCGACTGCTCGGTGCTGCTCGGCTCGGCGCTGGCCATGCACCGCCTCGGCGAGGCGGTCGGCGGGCGGATCGGGCTGGTCTTCGTCGACGGCCACTCCGACTTCCGGCACCCCGGCAACGCCTCCTACGTCGGCGCCGCCGCCGGGGAGGACCTGGCCCTGGTGACCGGCCGTGGACAGCCCGACCTGGCCGCGATCGAGGGCCGCAGGCCGTACTTCCGGGACATCGACGTGGTGGTGCTCGGCATCCGCGCGCAGGACGAGTACCGGCTCGACCTCCAGGCCGCCGGCATCACCACCCGGCCGGTGCCGGCGCTGCGCGCCGAGGGTGCCGCCCGTACCGCCCAGTGGGCGCACGAGCAGCTCGTCGACTGCGCCGGCTACTGGGTGCACATCGACGTGGATGTGCTCGACCCGGCGGTGATGCCCGCCGTGGACGCGCCCGACCCGGGCGGCATCGCCTTCGCCGAGCTGGAGATCCTGCTCGCCGGGCTGGTCGACACCCCGCACTGCCTCGGCGTCGAGCTGACAGTCTTCGACCCCGACTACGACCCGGACGGGGCGTACGCGGCCGAGATCGTGAACACAGTGGTGGCCGGGCTCGCCCCGGTCGTCGCGCCGGGCGCCGTGCCGCCCCGGCTGCTGCCGGCCGGGCCTGTCGCACCGGCGCCCCGCGCCGCCGACAGCCGGCCGGAGCCCGAGCCGCTGCCCGCCCCGGCGGCCGTACCGGCGCCGGCGGTCGCGGTGGAGCCGATCGGCCCCGACCCGACCGTCGGCGACGACCTCGGCGACGACCCGCTGGGGCCCGGCCTGCTGCGCCGCGCCCCCGCCGGAGACGAGCCGGACCCGGCCCGCTCCGGCATCGACATCGCCTGA
- a CDS encoding tetratricopeptide repeat protein translates to MSDPRITSSIFTRGAVDLSALRTPAPADTASATPSQGAGPTGLPGSPAGSAAVIDVTEANIQSEVLERSLTTPVVVFFGAAGYPESDQFAPVLERLAAEGGGAWLLARVDVQQQPRLAQMFQLQTLPTTYAIVGGRPIDAFPGPVPESQLRQWLQAVLKAGGVTVAEPEDPRLDAADDALMSGDLDAAEAAYRKILAESPADAAAEAGLAQVGLARRVAGADPQGALDAASAAPDDVDAQLLAADIEVLSGLADEAYKRLVGLVRRTAGDDRDRVRQHLLGLFTIAGPDDPAVASARRALASALF, encoded by the coding sequence ATGAGCGACCCACGGATCACCTCGTCGATCTTCACCCGCGGCGCGGTCGACCTCAGCGCGCTGCGCACCCCCGCACCGGCCGACACCGCCTCCGCCACACCGTCCCAGGGCGCTGGGCCGACCGGGCTGCCGGGCAGCCCCGCCGGTTCCGCCGCCGTGATCGACGTGACCGAGGCGAACATCCAGTCCGAGGTGCTCGAACGCTCGCTCACCACACCGGTGGTGGTCTTCTTCGGCGCCGCCGGCTACCCGGAGAGCGACCAGTTCGCCCCGGTGCTGGAGCGGCTGGCCGCCGAGGGCGGCGGAGCGTGGCTGCTGGCCCGGGTCGACGTACAGCAGCAGCCGCGGCTCGCGCAGATGTTCCAGCTCCAGACGCTGCCCACCACGTACGCCATCGTCGGCGGCCGTCCGATCGACGCCTTCCCCGGCCCGGTGCCGGAGTCGCAGTTGCGACAGTGGCTCCAGGCGGTCCTCAAGGCCGGTGGCGTCACAGTCGCCGAGCCGGAGGACCCGCGCCTCGACGCCGCCGACGACGCGCTGATGAGCGGTGACCTCGACGCGGCCGAGGCGGCGTACCGGAAGATCCTGGCCGAGTCGCCGGCGGACGCGGCTGCGGAGGCGGGCCTGGCGCAGGTCGGGCTGGCCCGCCGGGTGGCAGGCGCCGACCCGCAGGGCGCGCTCGACGCCGCGTCCGCCGCCCCCGACGACGTCGACGCCCAGCTGCTGGCCGCCGACATCGAGGTGCTCAGCGGCCTCGCCGACGAGGCGTACAAGCGGCTGGTCGGCCTGGTCCGGCGCACCGCCGGGGACGACCGGGACCGGGTACGCCAGCACCTGCTCGGCCTGTTCACCATCGCCGGCCCGGACGACCCCGCCGTGGCCTCCGCCCGACGCGCCCTGGCCAGCGCGCTGTTCTGA
- a CDS encoding penicillin-binding transpeptidase domain-containing protein, translating into MPVSYPVRPRRHTRHRALAALTAVLVTAGALTGCSGDDGPETAVEAFLGGWRSGDLQAVGFVEPTGGRLPAGEVTKQIQALAGALAADPPELARTGDITTKGDVATARVKVSWALPGGGTWAYENPVRLKRGGDDRWQVIWEPSVVHEKLESGDKIALRREPAQRAGVLDAAGQPIVAPRPVVRVQLVPGEVDDVPGMVRKLDAAFKAIRPALTPPVDLGDLPKRLKEAKPDGLVEVVTLRDEAYRQIKPRIYDLPGTRFVSEQLMLAPTREFARALLGSVDQATADDLQAHPDRYARGDLVGHGGLQGRYDERLRGVPGVTVITQRTTPDGKVEPTGTELFRADPKPGQPVKTTIDAATQNAADAALRGQTRRSALVAVRISDGAVLAAANGPGAAGDNLAFTAQVPPGSTFKMVSALGLLDRGAVTPQTTVDCPKTSTVEGRVFKNSDNFELGPVPFATDFAKSCNTAFTALAPKLGPDGLAQAGRTLGLEAAWDLGTDAFTGKISANGSATEQAAAAIGQGTTLVSPLAMASATAAVARGKFEQPKLLLDPAPAKPAPAGEALKPESVTALKSMMRGVVTAGSGSALADVPGEPVHGKTGTAEYDNNPAHTHAWFVGWQGDVAFAVFVEQGGAGSKVAAPIAEKFLRGLAAS; encoded by the coding sequence ATGCCCGTGTCGTACCCCGTCCGCCCCCGCCGTCACACCCGTCACCGCGCCCTCGCGGCGCTGACCGCCGTCCTGGTCACGGCCGGCGCGCTGACCGGATGCTCCGGGGACGACGGCCCGGAGACAGCCGTCGAGGCGTTCCTCGGCGGCTGGCGCTCCGGTGACCTCCAGGCGGTCGGCTTCGTCGAGCCGACCGGCGGGCGGCTGCCCGCCGGTGAGGTGACCAAGCAGATCCAGGCACTCGCCGGCGCGCTCGCGGCCGACCCGCCGGAGCTGGCCCGCACCGGCGACATCACCACCAAGGGTGACGTCGCCACCGCCCGGGTCAAGGTGAGCTGGGCGCTGCCCGGCGGCGGCACCTGGGCCTACGAGAATCCGGTACGCCTCAAGCGCGGCGGCGACGACCGGTGGCAGGTGATCTGGGAGCCGTCGGTGGTGCACGAGAAGCTGGAGAGCGGTGACAAGATCGCGCTGCGGCGGGAGCCGGCGCAGCGCGCCGGTGTGCTGGACGCGGCCGGTCAGCCGATCGTCGCGCCACGCCCGGTGGTCCGGGTGCAGCTCGTTCCCGGCGAGGTCGACGACGTCCCCGGCATGGTCCGGAAGCTGGACGCCGCGTTCAAGGCGATCCGGCCCGCGCTCACCCCGCCGGTCGACCTGGGCGACCTGCCGAAGCGGCTCAAGGAGGCCAAGCCGGACGGCCTGGTCGAGGTGGTGACGTTGCGCGACGAGGCGTACCGGCAGATCAAGCCGCGCATCTACGACCTGCCCGGCACCCGGTTCGTCTCGGAGCAGCTCATGCTGGCGCCGACCCGCGAGTTCGCCCGGGCGCTGCTCGGCTCGGTCGACCAGGCCACCGCCGACGACCTCCAGGCCCACCCCGACCGGTACGCGCGCGGCGACCTGGTCGGCCACGGCGGTCTCCAGGGCCGGTACGACGAGCGGCTGCGCGGCGTCCCCGGCGTCACCGTGATCACCCAGCGGACCACCCCGGACGGCAAGGTGGAGCCGACCGGCACGGAGCTGTTCCGCGCCGACCCGAAGCCCGGTCAGCCGGTGAAGACGACAATCGACGCGGCCACCCAGAACGCCGCCGACGCCGCGTTGCGCGGGCAGACCCGCCGCTCCGCCCTGGTCGCCGTGCGGATCAGCGACGGCGCGGTGCTGGCCGCCGCGAACGGCCCGGGTGCGGCGGGCGACAACCTCGCCTTCACCGCCCAGGTGCCGCCCGGCTCGACGTTCAAGATGGTCAGCGCGCTCGGCCTGCTCGACCGGGGCGCGGTGACGCCGCAGACGACAGTGGACTGCCCGAAGACGTCGACAGTCGAGGGCCGGGTCTTCAAGAACTCGGACAACTTCGAGCTGGGCCCGGTGCCGTTCGCCACCGACTTCGCCAAGTCGTGCAACACCGCGTTCACCGCGCTGGCGCCGAAGCTCGGCCCGGACGGGCTGGCCCAGGCCGGCCGTACGCTCGGCCTGGAGGCCGCGTGGGATCTGGGCACCGACGCGTTCACCGGCAAGATCTCCGCCAACGGCTCGGCCACCGAGCAGGCCGCCGCCGCGATCGGCCAGGGCACCACGCTGGTGAGCCCGCTGGCCATGGCGAGCGCCACGGCGGCGGTGGCCCGGGGCAAGTTCGAGCAGCCGAAGCTGCTGCTCGACCCGGCGCCGGCCAAGCCCGCGCCGGCCGGCGAGGCGCTCAAGCCGGAGTCGGTGACGGCGCTGAAGTCGATGATGCGCGGGGTGGTGACAGCGGGCAGCGGCAGCGCGCTGGCGGACGTGCCGGGCGAGCCGGTGCACGGCAAGACCGGCACCGCGGAGTACGACAACAATCCGGCGCACACGCACGCCTGGTTCGTCGGCTGGCAGGGCGACGTGGCCTTCGCCGTCTTCGTCGAGCAGGGCGGGGCGGGCTCGAAGGTGGCGGCGCCGATCGCCGAGAAGTTCCTGCGCGGCCTGGCCGCGAGCTGA
- a CDS encoding NAD-glutamate dehydrogenase, translated as MDRRPAIKPGPDLRQADTGRDDDSFDSATDGDGFSRLDTGVTGMTGSSIDTLYDLGLPAQALADESEDAELDEPVPNAERLVAQAVALAGDDHDAATLVDRFWRFAPDEELIGFTAEEMLEAARAHRDLAQQRVPGELKLRIHEPDAEQHHTVVEIVTDDMPFLVDSVTALLNSRHLDVHLLVHPLVVVRREPLGRLTEVSADVEPDDAIAGDLVESWMRIEIDPVRDPAERETLRRELQRVLTDVREAVEDWPKMRQRALALADELAAARTSDNRPPVPEKDITDSVELLRWLAHDHFTFLGYREYRLVDTDGARGGQALEAVLGTGLGILRSDSPEARSLNSMTPEAHEKVLEKRLLIITKANSRATVHRSAYLDYIGFKIFNEAGEVVGERRFLGLFSTAAYRTSVQELPVVRRKVAEVLDRSGLSLRSHSGKDLLQILETYPRDELFQIKTDDLYHAVIGVLRMAGRRQLRVFLRRDAYGRFISCLIYLPRDRFTTQNRLRMQDILLRELNGVGVDYTTRVTESMLARVHFIVRTDPNNPPGDIDADLLAEELADATRLWDDDYRLVLERKLGDEQAKHLFARYADAFPEGYKDGHTPYEAMKDLAKLELLEEPGQLEMHLFRKQAPPRPYAARAADADEAMDVRFKVYRYGEPMMLSAVLPVLHSLGVKVVDEHPYEVERVDGRIWLYDFGLELPERHQDLAEVRPHVENAFAAAWRGEAEVDGFNELVLRAGLTWRQVVVLRAYAKYLRQAGTVFSQEYMEQTFIAYPQIAELLVKLFETRFAPGATTLDERRQRSGELVDAIGEALDEVASLDQDRILRSYLTLIQATLRTSFYQKPVGGRPKAYVAFKLDPQAIPDLPAPRPKFEIFVYSPRFEGVHLRYGPVARGGLRWSDRREDFRTEVLGLVKAQMVKNAVIVPVGAKGGFVLKQKPGDRDEAVICYKEFISALLDVTDNIVSGEIVPPEDVVRHDGDDPYLVVAADKGTATFSDIANEISEAHSFWLGDAFASGGSAGYDHKKMGITARGAWESVKRHFRELGHDTQTQDFTVVGVGDMSGDVFGNGMLLSQHIRLVAAFDHRHIFLDPDPDSARSFQERKRLFDMPRSSWEDYDRELISEGGGVHPRTAKSVPVSPQVRAVLGLDEDVTQLSPQELMKAILTAPVDLFWNGGIGTYVKASSQTNAEVGDKSNDAIRVDGKGLRCRVVGEGGNLGFTQQGRIEYASTGGRIYTDFIDNAAGVDCSDHEVNIKILLNTAVADGELDRPERDELLAQMTDEVAELVLRDNYDQARALNNAQAQAASLLPVHRRMINELERSGALNRALEALPSDEELAVRTESGLTAPEFAVLLAYVKIVLEREIVGEGLADEEWTTDVLVNYFPTPLRQRFAERMGRHRLRRDIVTTVLVNEAINRGGISFVFRVVEETAASAADVLRAYVVVREVFGLRDLWDAVEALDNKVSPELQTAVYLDTRRLLDRAVRWLVTNRRSPIDVPAEIARLRDGVARLLPDLENRFWGTEREAIAAHIESLVERGLPRDLAEQATRLMYSFGLLDIVETAQGTGRDVSEVASVYFVLSDRFRVDALLSKISLLPREDRWQTLARMALRYDLYAALAALTAEVLGSTPEDVPPVERVQEWEQANATSIHRAHRAMGEFDESRADLSALSVLLRQIRTLVRTSAAA; from the coding sequence ATGGACCGGCGTCCGGCGATCAAACCGGGACCCGACCTCCGGCAGGCTGACACCGGCCGGGACGACGACAGCTTCGATTCGGCGACCGACGGAGACGGTTTCAGCCGTCTCGACACAGGAGTGACCGGGATGACCGGTTCCAGCATCGACACCCTCTACGACCTGGGCCTGCCTGCGCAGGCACTGGCCGACGAGTCGGAGGACGCCGAGCTGGACGAGCCCGTTCCCAACGCGGAGCGGCTGGTCGCCCAGGCGGTCGCGCTGGCAGGCGACGACCACGACGCGGCCACACTCGTGGACCGCTTCTGGCGGTTCGCGCCGGACGAGGAGCTGATCGGCTTCACCGCCGAGGAGATGCTGGAGGCGGCCCGGGCCCACCGGGACCTGGCCCAGCAGCGGGTGCCGGGCGAGCTGAAGCTCCGCATCCACGAGCCGGACGCCGAGCAGCACCACACGGTCGTGGAGATCGTCACCGACGACATGCCGTTCCTGGTCGACTCGGTGACCGCCCTGCTGAACTCCCGCCACCTGGACGTGCACCTGCTCGTGCACCCGCTGGTCGTGGTGCGGCGCGAGCCGCTGGGCCGGCTCACCGAGGTGTCGGCGGACGTGGAGCCGGACGACGCGATCGCCGGTGACCTGGTCGAGAGCTGGATGCGGATCGAGATCGACCCGGTCCGCGACCCGGCCGAGCGGGAGACGTTGCGGCGCGAGTTGCAGCGGGTGCTCACCGACGTGCGCGAGGCGGTCGAGGACTGGCCGAAGATGCGGCAGCGGGCCCTCGCGCTCGCCGACGAGCTGGCCGCCGCCCGGACGTCGGACAACCGCCCGCCGGTGCCGGAGAAGGACATCACCGACTCGGTGGAGCTGCTGCGCTGGCTGGCGCACGACCACTTCACGTTCCTCGGCTACCGGGAGTACCGGCTGGTCGACACCGACGGCGCGCGCGGCGGGCAGGCCCTGGAGGCGGTGCTCGGCACCGGGCTGGGCATCCTGCGCTCCGACTCGCCGGAGGCCCGGTCGCTGAACTCGATGACGCCCGAGGCGCACGAGAAGGTGCTGGAGAAGCGCCTGCTCATCATCACCAAGGCCAACTCGCGTGCCACAGTGCACCGCTCGGCGTACCTCGACTACATCGGCTTCAAGATCTTCAACGAGGCCGGTGAGGTGGTCGGGGAGCGGCGCTTCCTGGGCCTGTTCTCCACCGCCGCGTACCGGACCAGCGTGCAGGAGTTGCCCGTGGTCCGGCGCAAGGTCGCCGAGGTGCTCGACCGCTCGGGCCTGAGCCTGCGCAGCCACTCCGGCAAGGACCTGTTGCAGATCCTGGAGACCTACCCGCGCGACGAGCTGTTCCAGATCAAGACCGACGACCTCTACCACGCGGTGATCGGCGTGCTGCGGATGGCGGGTCGCCGGCAGCTGCGGGTGTTCCTGCGCCGCGACGCGTACGGCCGGTTCATCTCCTGCCTGATCTACCTGCCGCGGGACCGGTTCACCACACAGAACCGGCTGCGCATGCAGGACATCCTGCTGCGTGAGCTGAACGGCGTCGGCGTCGACTACACCACGCGGGTGACCGAGTCGATGCTGGCCCGGGTGCACTTCATCGTGCGTACCGACCCGAACAACCCGCCCGGAGACATCGACGCCGACCTGCTCGCCGAGGAGCTGGCCGACGCGACCCGGCTGTGGGACGACGACTACCGGCTGGTGCTGGAACGCAAGCTCGGTGACGAGCAGGCCAAGCACCTGTTCGCCCGGTACGCCGACGCGTTCCCGGAGGGCTACAAGGACGGGCACACGCCGTACGAGGCGATGAAGGATCTGGCGAAGCTGGAGCTGCTGGAGGAGCCCGGCCAGCTGGAGATGCACCTGTTCCGCAAGCAGGCGCCGCCGCGTCCGTACGCGGCCCGCGCCGCCGACGCCGACGAGGCGATGGACGTGCGGTTCAAGGTCTACCGGTACGGCGAGCCGATGATGCTCTCCGCCGTGCTGCCGGTGCTGCACTCGCTCGGCGTGAAGGTGGTCGACGAGCACCCGTACGAGGTGGAGCGCGTCGACGGCCGGATCTGGCTCTACGACTTCGGTCTGGAGCTGCCCGAGCGGCACCAGGACCTGGCCGAGGTGCGTCCGCACGTGGAGAACGCCTTCGCCGCCGCCTGGCGGGGCGAGGCCGAGGTGGACGGCTTCAACGAGCTGGTGCTCCGGGCCGGGCTCACCTGGCGGCAGGTCGTCGTGCTGCGCGCGTACGCGAAGTACCTGCGGCAGGCCGGCACCGTGTTCTCCCAGGAGTACATGGAGCAGACGTTCATCGCGTACCCGCAGATCGCCGAACTGCTGGTGAAGCTGTTCGAGACCCGGTTCGCCCCGGGCGCCACCACGCTCGACGAGCGGCGGCAGCGCAGCGGCGAACTGGTCGACGCGATCGGCGAGGCGCTGGACGAGGTGGCCAGCCTCGACCAGGACCGCATCCTGCGGTCGTACCTGACGTTGATCCAGGCCACGCTGCGTACCAGCTTCTACCAGAAGCCGGTGGGCGGGCGGCCCAAGGCGTACGTGGCGTTCAAGCTGGACCCGCAGGCCATCCCGGACCTGCCGGCGCCGCGACCCAAGTTCGAGATCTTCGTCTACTCGCCCCGGTTCGAGGGCGTGCACCTGCGCTACGGGCCGGTGGCCCGCGGCGGCCTGCGCTGGTCCGACCGGCGTGAGGACTTCCGGACCGAGGTGCTCGGCCTGGTCAAGGCGCAGATGGTGAAGAACGCCGTGATCGTGCCGGTCGGCGCCAAGGGCGGCTTCGTGCTCAAGCAGAAGCCGGGTGACCGGGACGAGGCGGTGATCTGCTACAAGGAGTTCATCTCCGCGCTGCTCGACGTCACCGACAACATCGTCAGCGGCGAGATCGTGCCGCCCGAGGACGTGGTGCGGCACGACGGCGACGACCCGTACCTGGTGGTGGCCGCCGACAAGGGCACGGCGACGTTCTCCGACATCGCCAACGAGATCTCCGAGGCGCACAGCTTCTGGCTGGGCGACGCGTTCGCCTCCGGCGGCTCGGCCGGCTACGACCACAAGAAGATGGGCATCACCGCCCGGGGCGCCTGGGAGTCGGTCAAGCGGCATTTCCGGGAGCTGGGGCACGACACCCAGACGCAGGACTTCACTGTGGTCGGCGTCGGCGACATGTCCGGCGACGTGTTCGGCAACGGGATGCTGCTGTCGCAGCACATCCGGCTGGTGGCCGCGTTCGACCACAGGCACATCTTCCTGGACCCGGATCCGGACTCGGCCCGGTCCTTCCAGGAGCGCAAGCGGCTGTTCGACATGCCCCGCTCGTCGTGGGAGGACTACGACCGCGAGCTGATCTCCGAAGGCGGCGGCGTCCACCCGCGTACGGCGAAGTCGGTGCCGGTATCGCCGCAGGTCCGCGCGGTGCTCGGCCTCGACGAGGACGTCACGCAGCTCAGCCCGCAGGAGCTGATGAAGGCGATCCTCACCGCGCCGGTCGACCTGTTCTGGAACGGCGGCATCGGCACCTACGTCAAGGCGTCCAGCCAGACCAACGCCGAGGTGGGGGACAAGTCCAACGACGCCATCCGGGTGGACGGCAAGGGCCTGCGCTGCCGGGTGGTCGGCGAGGGCGGCAACCTGGGCTTCACCCAGCAGGGCCGGATCGAGTACGCCTCGACCGGCGGCCGCATCTACACCGACTTCATCGACAACGCGGCCGGTGTGGACTGCTCCGACCACGAGGTCAACATCAAGATCCTGCTCAACACGGCCGTCGCCGACGGTGAGCTGGACCGGCCGGAGCGCGACGAGCTGCTGGCCCAGATGACCGACGAGGTCGCCGAGCTGGTGCTGCGGGACAACTACGACCAGGCACGGGCGCTCAACAACGCCCAGGCCCAGGCCGCCTCGCTGCTCCCGGTGCACCGGCGGATGATCAACGAGTTGGAGCGGTCCGGCGCGCTGAACCGGGCGCTGGAGGCGCTGCCGTCGGACGAGGAACTGGCGGTCCGCACCGAGAGCGGCCTGACCGCTCCGGAGTTCGCGGTGCTGCTCGCGTACGTCAAGATCGTGCTGGAGCGCGAGATCGTCGGCGAGGGCCTGGCGGACGAGGAGTGGACGACCGACGTCCTGGTCAACTACTTCCCGACGCCGCTGCGGCAGCGCTTCGCCGAGCGGATGGGCCGGCACCGGCTGCGCCGGGACATCGTCACCACCGTCCTCGTCAACGAGGCGATCAACCGGGGCGGCATCTCGTTCGTCTTCCGGGTGGTCGAGGAGACGGCGGCGTCCGCGGCGGACGTGCTCCGGGCGTACGTGGTGGTCCGCGAGGTGTTCGGCCTGCGCGACCTGTGGGACGCGGTCGAGGCGCTGGACAACAAGGTCTCGCCCGAGTTGCAGACGGCCGTCTACCTGGACACCCGGCGGCTGCTCGACCGCGCGGTGCGCTGGCTGGTCACCAACCGGAGGTCACCGATCGACGTGCCGGCGGAGATCGCCCGGCTGCGCGACGGTGTGGCCCGGCTCCTGCCGGACCTGGAGAACCGGTTCTGGGGCACCGAGCGGGAGGCCATCGCGGCGCACATCGAGTCGCTGGTCGAGCGCGGGCTGCCGCGTGACCTGGCCGAGCAGGCGACCCGCCTGATGTACAGCTTCGGCCTGCTGGACATCGTGGAGACGGCGCAGGGCACCGGGCGGGACGTGAGCGAGGTGGCCTCGGTCTACTTCGTGCTCTCCGACCGGTTCCGGGTCGACGCGCTGCTGTCGAAGATCTCCCTGCTGCCCCGCGAGGACCGGTGGCAGACGCTGGCCCGGATGGCGCTGCGCTACGACCTGTACGCCGCGCTCGCCGCGCTCACCGCCGAGGTGCTCGGGTCCACGCCGGAGGACGTGCCGCCGGTGGAGCGGGTGCAGGAGTGGGAGCAGGCGAACGCCACCTCGATCCACCGGGCGCACCGGGCGATGGGGGAGTTCGACGAGTCCCGCGCCGACCTGTCCGCGCTGTCGGTGCTGCTGCGCCAGATCCGTACCCTGGTCCGGACCTCGGCGGCGGCCTGA
- a CDS encoding class F sortase, producing the protein MAGAGLIGASVRTVPPPSPPQPISQAAPGTTGQSTPDGTGQPAADAAGGGPATPGPLTGAPGATPGAAAVPGTPDTTGAAPAPLPRSAPVTISIPRIGVQAPIMSLGTNPDGTVQVPPLGQAMNAGWYSPGASPGEAGNAVIVGHVDSAQLGPAVFFNLGALVAGDTIVVARQDGSSATFTVREVASYPKTAFPAAQVYGPSDVPALRVVTCGGVFDKTAGSYLNNIVVYAPMTS; encoded by the coding sequence ATGGCCGGGGCCGGTCTGATCGGCGCGTCCGTCCGGACCGTCCCGCCACCGTCCCCACCGCAGCCGATCTCGCAGGCGGCACCGGGCACCACCGGCCAGTCCACACCGGACGGCACCGGCCAGCCGGCAGCGGACGCCGCCGGGGGCGGCCCGGCGACGCCGGGCCCACTGACCGGCGCACCCGGCGCCACCCCGGGCGCCGCAGCCGTCCCGGGCACCCCGGACACGACGGGCGCCGCCCCGGCTCCACTTCCCCGGTCGGCGCCGGTCACCATCTCGATCCCCCGCATCGGGGTGCAGGCGCCGATCATGTCGCTCGGCACGAACCCGGACGGCACGGTCCAGGTGCCCCCGCTGGGCCAGGCCATGAACGCCGGCTGGTACTCCCCCGGCGCCAGCCCGGGCGAGGCCGGCAACGCGGTGATCGTCGGTCACGTCGACTCCGCCCAGCTCGGCCCGGCGGTGTTCTTCAACCTCGGCGCGCTGGTGGCGGGCGACACGATAGTGGTCGCCCGGCAGGACGGCTCGTCCGCCACGTTCACCGTGCGGGAGGTCGCGTCGTACCCGAAGACCGCCTTTCCCGCCGCGCAGGTCTACGGTCCGTCGGACGTCCCGGCCCTGCGCGTGGTGACCTGCGGCGGGGTGTTCGACAAGACGGCCGGGAGCTACCTGAACAACATCGTCGTCTACGCCCCGATGACCAGCTGA